One segment of Paenibacillus rhizovicinus DNA contains the following:
- a CDS encoding flagellar hook-basal body protein — MLRGLYTAAAGMISQQNRHDTITNNIANINTPGYKQKYAVTHSFPDMLLHLTGSNDIDNGKSVGKLNTGVFAEESLQINLQGDLMQTNQFSDFAIVSDIGVPGVNFDSSGKALTADGQLIFQPQAFFTVQNQDGETRYTRDGQFKLDEQGFLTLPDGSRVLGADGKPFQLPAGMTFNELSLTTDNRLVNPVTGQSAGQLLLTRVDNPNKLVREGDGKFKLADGETVARPINAADRVEVRQGFVERSNVDASQSMVDMMSASRAYEANQKVIQFYDKSMDKAVNEIGRI; from the coding sequence ATGTTAAGAGGTCTATATACGGCTGCTGCCGGAATGATTTCGCAGCAGAACAGACATGATACCATCACTAATAACATCGCTAACATTAATACGCCGGGTTATAAACAGAAATACGCGGTTACCCATTCCTTTCCGGATATGCTGCTGCACCTGACAGGTTCTAATGATATCGATAACGGCAAGTCGGTCGGTAAACTGAATACGGGCGTCTTCGCGGAAGAGAGCCTGCAGATCAACCTGCAAGGCGATCTGATGCAAACGAACCAGTTCAGCGACTTCGCTATCGTCTCGGATATCGGCGTGCCGGGCGTCAACTTCGATTCTTCCGGTAAAGCGTTAACGGCGGACGGTCAACTGATCTTCCAGCCGCAAGCGTTCTTCACGGTGCAGAACCAGGATGGCGAAACGCGCTATACGCGTGACGGCCAGTTCAAATTGGACGAACAGGGCTTCCTGACGCTTCCTGACGGCTCTCGGGTGTTAGGCGCCGACGGGAAACCTTTTCAGCTTCCTGCGGGCATGACCTTCAACGAGCTGTCTCTCACGACCGACAATCGGCTTGTTAATCCGGTGACCGGCCAGAGCGCGGGGCAATTGCTCCTTACGCGAGTGGACAATCCGAACAAGCTGGTTCGCGAAGGCGACGGCAAATTCAAGCTTGCGGACGGCGAAACGGTCGCGCGTCCGATCAATGCGGCAGATCGCGTCGAGGTGCGCCAAGGCTTCGTGGAACGTTCCAACGTGGATGCTTCCCAGTCGATGGTCGACATGATGTCTGCATCCAGAGCGTATGAAGCGAATCAGAAAGTCATTCAATTTTACGATAAAAGCATGGATAAAGCAGTCAATGAAATTGGACGCATTTAA
- a CDS encoding flagellar hook-basal body protein, with protein sequence MNGSMITAMASMNGLQQKLDMLADNIANVNTVGYKKKVGTFEDLLTTLKEQPEAFNQPGRLTPMGFNQGWGSRLTMVQPDLSQGPLQQTDQPFDVAIEGNALFQVQVDDAGHLGYTRGGSFQTSFTNNGINILTTKEGYPVSSTSGQPIEIPPEMKAVSIDASGNVIGTSPAGQIVQLGQLQLVQVDKPALLNQVSDNLFAIADGVATASVLHDVTASPESKIAVKQGYLEQSNVVLADEMTDLISVQRAYQLSARALTSSDTMMGLANNLRA encoded by the coding sequence ATGAACGGCTCAATGATTACTGCAATGGCGTCCATGAACGGACTGCAACAGAAGCTCGACATGCTGGCTGACAATATCGCGAATGTGAATACGGTCGGCTACAAGAAGAAGGTCGGTACGTTCGAAGATCTTCTGACGACGCTGAAGGAGCAGCCGGAGGCGTTTAACCAGCCTGGACGGCTGACGCCGATGGGATTCAACCAAGGCTGGGGTTCGCGCCTGACCATGGTGCAGCCAGACCTCTCCCAGGGGCCATTGCAGCAGACGGATCAACCGTTTGACGTAGCCATCGAAGGCAATGCCCTGTTCCAGGTTCAAGTCGACGATGCCGGCCATCTCGGCTATACCCGCGGAGGATCGTTCCAAACGAGCTTTACGAATAACGGCATCAACATCTTGACGACTAAAGAGGGTTACCCGGTATCTTCGACTAGCGGTCAACCGATTGAAATTCCGCCTGAAATGAAAGCAGTCAGCATCGATGCCTCCGGCAATGTGATCGGAACGTCGCCTGCGGGACAAATCGTTCAACTTGGACAGCTTCAACTCGTGCAAGTGGACAAGCCGGCGCTGCTGAACCAGGTATCGGATAATCTGTTCGCCATTGCGGACGGCGTGGCTACTGCTTCCGTCCTGCATGATGTAACAGCTAGTCCGGAATCGAAAATCGCCGTTAAACAAGGATATTTGGAGCAATCCAACGTCGTCTTGGCTGACGAGATGACGGATTTGATCAGCGTGCAGCGGGCCTATCAGCTTAGCGCCAGAGCGTTGACGTCGAGCGATACAATGATGGGGCTCGCGAACAATTTGCGCGCATAG
- a CDS encoding DNA-directed RNA polymerase subunit beta — MPMDSKKETAAGLEGVTTAERNNLLGASTAGDARRTANHPEREMTAKETKAAARKKRHPAVRVIRWMLLKSIVPILCVLAVIGGMYIGYAVLGKRPGAEIFEVETWKHMYDLIFAD; from the coding sequence ATGCCTATGGATTCAAAGAAAGAAACAGCAGCCGGCCTGGAAGGCGTAACGACTGCGGAACGCAATAATTTGCTTGGCGCTTCGACGGCCGGCGATGCGCGCAGAACCGCTAATCACCCGGAACGGGAAATGACCGCGAAAGAGACGAAGGCTGCTGCGCGCAAGAAGCGTCATCCTGCCGTCCGCGTGATCAGGTGGATGCTGCTTAAGAGCATCGTGCCGATCTTGTGCGTTCTCGCTGTTATCGGCGGGATGTATATCGGTTATGCGGTGTTGGGCAAACGGCCTGGAGCTGAGATTTTCGAGGTCGAGACGTGGAAGCATATGTACGATCTTATATTCGCCGATTGA
- a CDS encoding Ig-like domain-containing protein, with translation MRMNKLVAPVKFRPWLTVVLAFVLTLSSFAGLAYADDAVTGISFENSPSMARVYIDDDAVQVDVVASISGSASTKNVTLNATWSTSNSSIVKVTSGLLTAVAKGTATISANYQGYKISLPVTVDYLYDSVTIKNDGTAVDSAINVKLGDTIVYSLMAAKSGANDQDFTADATWTSSNTSAATVEDGEVTLLAAGETTITGKYKGRTDTVKLTITSPYKSLTLTQEDGTKPDLLEFNIDTDSQQLTATAVTTDGTPSGPIKVVWTSSSTAVATVDNGAVTPVGVGTATITASYLGVSSSTMVVVRPAYEAMRITPKEDQHITLKDTPIQFKLDVFDGNDTPIPVTSGIVWTSSNVYAATVSSDGVVFPKGVGATIIKASYKGLTQQLNVTVYPTITSITAAKISIDAFVDDSNVTLPKVSATSLAGDTVDVSNLTNWTSSDTTVFEKADGKWTAKKAGTAVLTAVVQGKTVTIKVNVHEHPLLLTSDQTNLSVVIGKDTKLPTITMTYDTGEEEDVTSLVTWKSSSSNLLVKAPNIKGIQAASATLSATYLGKSVTVRVTIEEEITKLTIDNTTLTFSPERSATLKVTGVYKSGKTIALGAKMNWSINPESLATIKGSSMKTLKEGTGTLTGEYQGKSVSVTISVIGKLRKLTPSSKALTLAPEGSETVKVVGEYEGGRLTDLSKAVVWTTGNSKVAVVTDGVITAVAKGSTNIRATIDGKSATIRVSVK, from the coding sequence ATGCGCATGAACAAACTCGTCGCCCCTGTCAAATTCCGGCCATGGCTCACCGTTGTACTGGCATTTGTCCTGACGCTCTCGTCCTTTGCCGGCCTCGCTTACGCAGATGATGCCGTCACGGGCATCTCTTTCGAAAATTCACCGTCGATGGCCCGCGTTTATATCGATGACGATGCGGTTCAGGTCGATGTCGTGGCTTCCATTTCCGGATCCGCATCCACGAAGAACGTAACGCTGAACGCTACATGGTCCACATCGAATTCATCCATCGTCAAAGTAACCAGCGGCCTCCTGACCGCAGTAGCCAAAGGTACGGCAACCATTAGCGCCAACTATCAAGGCTACAAGATTTCGCTGCCTGTCACCGTTGATTATCTATATGACAGCGTGACGATCAAGAATGACGGCACGGCGGTCGATTCTGCCATTAACGTGAAGCTGGGCGATACCATCGTCTACTCCCTGATGGCTGCCAAGAGCGGCGCGAACGATCAGGACTTCACGGCAGATGCAACTTGGACAAGCTCCAATACGAGCGCCGCTACCGTCGAAGACGGCGAAGTGACGCTGCTGGCAGCCGGCGAAACGACCATTACCGGCAAATATAAAGGCAGGACGGACACGGTGAAACTGACCATTACGTCGCCTTATAAATCGCTTACGCTTACGCAAGAAGACGGCACAAAGCCGGACCTGCTGGAGTTCAACATCGATACTGACTCGCAGCAGCTGACAGCTACAGCCGTAACGACCGACGGGACACCCAGCGGTCCAATCAAAGTCGTCTGGACTTCGAGCAGCACCGCCGTCGCAACGGTTGATAACGGCGCAGTAACGCCAGTCGGCGTTGGTACGGCAACGATTACGGCCTCGTATCTCGGCGTTAGCAGCAGCACCATGGTCGTCGTTAGACCGGCATACGAAGCCATGCGCATTACGCCGAAGGAAGATCAGCACATCACGCTGAAAGACACGCCGATTCAATTCAAGCTCGACGTGTTTGACGGCAACGACACTCCGATTCCGGTAACATCGGGAATCGTTTGGACTTCCAGCAATGTCTATGCCGCGACCGTTTCCTCGGATGGCGTCGTGTTCCCTAAGGGCGTAGGCGCCACGATTATCAAGGCAAGCTACAAAGGTCTCACACAGCAGTTGAATGTGACGGTGTATCCGACCATTACCAGCATTACGGCTGCCAAGATCAGCATCGACGCTTTCGTCGATGACAGCAATGTCACGCTCCCTAAAGTATCCGCAACCTCGCTTGCGGGAGACACTGTCGACGTGTCCAATCTAACGAACTGGACGAGCAGCGATACGACCGTATTCGAGAAGGCAGACGGTAAATGGACTGCGAAGAAAGCCGGCACGGCCGTTCTGACCGCAGTCGTGCAAGGCAAGACGGTTACGATCAAGGTGAACGTGCATGAGCATCCGCTCCTGCTGACCTCCGACCAGACCAACTTGTCCGTGGTAATCGGGAAAGACACGAAGCTTCCGACGATTACGATGACTTATGACACCGGCGAAGAGGAAGACGTCACCTCGCTTGTAACCTGGAAGAGTTCTTCGTCCAATCTGCTTGTGAAGGCACCGAATATCAAAGGCATTCAAGCAGCGTCCGCAACGCTCTCGGCGACTTATCTCGGTAAATCCGTGACGGTCCGCGTAACGATCGAAGAAGAAATCACGAAGCTGACCATCGACAATACGACGCTCACCTTCAGTCCCGAACGTTCCGCCACGCTCAAGGTCACAGGCGTGTACAAGAGCGGCAAGACCATTGCCCTCGGCGCCAAAATGAATTGGAGCATCAATCCCGAATCGCTTGCAACAATTAAGGGCAGCTCCATGAAGACGTTGAAGGAAGGTACGGGCACGCTGACCGGCGAATATCAAGGCAAATCCGTCAGCGTGACGATTTCCGTCATCGGCAAGCTGAGGAAGCTTACGCCATCGAGCAAAGCGCTTACCCTTGCGCCAGAAGGTTCCGAAACGGTGAAAGTCGTCGGCGAATACGAAGGCGGACGTTTGACGGACCTTTCGAAAGCAGTCGTTTGGACAACCGGCAACAGTAAAGTAGCCGTCGTAACGGACGGCGTCATCACGGCTGTCGCGAAAGGCTCGACGAATATCCGGGCCACCATAGACGGCAAGTCGGCAACCATCCGCGTATCCGTGAAATAG
- the pgsA gene encoding CDP-diacylglycerol--glycerol-3-phosphate 3-phosphatidyltransferase, with protein MNVPNLLTMLRFALIPVYIVVFASDAANHMMWAFVIIVFAGVTDVLDGYLARKYGQVTTVGSMLDPLADKTMMIAVIISLLVTGHIPWSAGAAIFIRDAGMIVGSAYFHFRGKKTVPANWMGKLTTMLYYLAICFIFFEAPWARTYLWGVIAFSFVTSFIYIGLFMTLNREGRKAKKGTSADANHEENHVRQA; from the coding sequence ATGAATGTGCCCAATCTGCTCACTATGCTTCGGTTTGCGTTAATTCCCGTCTATATCGTCGTATTTGCGTCGGATGCTGCGAATCATATGATGTGGGCGTTCGTGATTATCGTATTCGCGGGCGTGACGGATGTTTTGGACGGCTATTTGGCGCGCAAGTACGGACAGGTTACGACGGTGGGTTCCATGCTGGATCCGCTTGCCGACAAGACGATGATGATCGCCGTTATTATCTCCTTGCTCGTAACGGGTCATATTCCATGGAGCGCGGGAGCGGCGATATTCATTCGGGATGCAGGCATGATCGTCGGATCCGCGTATTTTCATTTTCGGGGCAAGAAGACGGTACCCGCCAATTGGATGGGCAAACTGACGACGATGCTGTATTACCTGGCCATTTGCTTTATTTTCTTCGAAGCGCCCTGGGCGCGCACCTATTTATGGGGCGTTATCGCCTTCTCGTTCGTGACTTCCTTCATCTATATCGGGCTGTTCATGACGTTGAACCGGGAAGGCAGGAAAGCGAAGAAAGGCACATCGGCGGATGCCAATCACGAGGAGAATCACGTGCGGCAAGCATAA
- the fabZ gene encoding 3-hydroxyacyl-ACP dehydratase FabZ, translating into MLDIRQIQEIIPHRPPFLLVDRILEVEEGKRAVGLKNVTMNEPFFTGHFPAYPVMPGVLIVEALAQVGTVAILMVEANRGKIGFFAGIDNFRFRGQVTPGDTLILEVEITRLKGPIGKGQATAKVGDKVVAEGEIMFALKDPE; encoded by the coding sequence ATGCTCGATATTCGACAAATTCAGGAAATCATTCCGCACCGCCCGCCGTTTCTGCTGGTTGACCGCATCCTTGAGGTGGAAGAAGGCAAACGCGCCGTCGGTCTGAAAAACGTGACGATGAACGAGCCGTTCTTTACCGGACATTTCCCTGCCTACCCGGTTATGCCGGGTGTATTGATCGTAGAGGCGCTGGCGCAGGTCGGCACCGTGGCGATTCTGATGGTGGAAGCGAACCGCGGCAAAATCGGTTTCTTCGCCGGTATCGACAACTTCCGTTTCCGCGGACAGGTAACGCCTGGCGACACGCTTATCCTGGAAGTGGAAATCACGCGCCTGAAAGGGCCGATCGGCAAGGGACAAGCAACCGCTAAGGTGGGCGATAAAGTGGTGGCCGAAGGGGAGATCATGTTTGCGCTGAAGGATCCGGAATAA
- a CDS encoding phospho-sugar mutase, translated as MLEMNQLAVERYEAWLADPSIDAATREELAALRGNDKEIEDRFYRELEFGTGGLRGVMGAGTNRLNVYTVGKATQGLANWTLGKSSAPSVVIAHDSRNNSPEFALDAALVLAANGVTAYLFKALRPTPQLSFAVRELGATSGVVITASHNPPEYNGYKAYGSDGCQLVPADAEEVIGAIQAVTAFDQVKRMSREEAEAKGLLKWLGEEEDRDYIRTVAAQSLNSELLKGGLGRDLTIVYTPLHGAGNMPVREVLAEAGLSNVHIVPEQEQPDGYFSTVKSPNPEERDAFALAIKLGQEIGADIIVGTDPDCDRMGAVVRNNEGEFVVLTGNQSGAIMVNYLLGTLKERGQMPSNGVIVKTIVTSEMGADIAVSYGAEVVNTLTGFKYIGEQMTQYEQNGNRTFLFGYEESYGYLAGTYARDKDAVVASLLICEAAAYYKRQGKTLYDVLLELYAQHGYYLEHLESRTLKGVDGVQQIAGIMQDWRSKPPVEIAGVRVATVLDYLPGLDGLPSENVLKYMLEDGSWFCLRPSGTEPKIKVYFAVRSQSLSMAKDAIGKLTAAVMERVDSKA; from the coding sequence ATGCTGGAGATGAACCAATTGGCTGTTGAACGTTATGAGGCTTGGCTTGCTGACCCTTCTATAGACGCTGCAACTCGTGAGGAACTGGCTGCTCTTCGGGGAAACGATAAGGAAATCGAGGATCGTTTCTATCGCGAGCTGGAGTTCGGTACGGGCGGTCTTCGCGGTGTTATGGGGGCGGGAACGAATCGGTTGAACGTATATACGGTCGGCAAGGCGACGCAAGGCTTGGCGAATTGGACGCTTGGCAAGTCGTCTGCGCCTTCTGTCGTTATCGCCCACGATTCGCGCAACAACTCGCCGGAATTCGCTTTGGATGCCGCGTTGGTATTGGCGGCGAACGGCGTGACGGCCTACCTGTTTAAGGCGCTCCGTCCGACGCCTCAGTTGTCCTTCGCGGTGCGAGAGCTCGGCGCGACCAGTGGCGTTGTCATTACGGCCAGCCACAATCCGCCTGAATATAATGGGTACAAAGCTTACGGTTCCGACGGCTGCCAGCTCGTTCCGGCGGATGCGGAGGAAGTCATTGGCGCGATTCAAGCGGTGACTGCCTTCGATCAAGTGAAGCGGATGAGCCGCGAAGAAGCGGAAGCCAAAGGCTTGCTGAAATGGCTTGGAGAAGAGGAAGACCGCGATTATATTCGTACGGTAGCCGCGCAAAGCTTGAACAGCGAGCTGTTGAAAGGCGGACTTGGCCGGGATCTGACCATCGTGTATACGCCGCTGCATGGAGCGGGCAATATGCCCGTGCGGGAAGTGCTGGCGGAGGCAGGCTTGTCGAACGTACATATCGTCCCTGAGCAAGAACAGCCGGACGGCTATTTCAGCACGGTCAAATCTCCGAACCCGGAAGAGCGGGATGCTTTCGCGCTCGCGATCAAACTGGGACAGGAAATCGGCGCCGACATTATTGTGGGCACGGATCCCGACTGCGACCGAATGGGCGCGGTTGTACGTAATAATGAGGGCGAGTTCGTCGTATTGACGGGCAACCAGTCCGGTGCCATCATGGTCAACTACTTGCTCGGCACGCTGAAAGAACGCGGCCAGATGCCTTCGAACGGCGTCATCGTCAAAACGATCGTTACGAGTGAAATGGGCGCCGACATTGCGGTTTCCTACGGCGCAGAGGTCGTCAATACGCTGACCGGCTTTAAGTACATCGGGGAGCAGATGACCCAGTACGAGCAAAACGGCAATCGTACGTTCCTATTCGGCTACGAGGAAAGCTACGGATATTTGGCAGGTACATATGCGCGCGATAAAGACGCGGTTGTTGCCTCGCTGTTGATCTGCGAAGCGGCCGCTTACTATAAGCGTCAAGGGAAAACGTTGTACGACGTGCTGCTCGAGCTGTATGCGCAGCATGGCTACTATCTGGAGCATTTGGAGTCCCGTACGCTGAAAGGCGTAGACGGGGTGCAGCAAATCGCGGGCATCATGCAGGATTGGCGCAGCAAACCACCGGTAGAAATCGCCGGCGTACGCGTTGCGACCGTATTGGATTACTTGCCGGGGCTGGACGGCCTGCCGTCGGAGAACGTGCTGAAATACATGCTGGAGGACGGTTCCTGGTTCTGCCTTCGTCCTTCCGGTACAGAACCGAAGATCAAAGTTTATTTTGCCGTTCGCAGTCAATCCTTGAGCATGGCGAAAGACGCCATCGGGAAGCTGACGGCAGCCGTGATGGAGCGCGTAGACAGCAAGGCATAA
- a CDS encoding DUF5693 family protein: MRQNWQHWNRKGVAVLVILIIIGIIAALPVGATRWKMERTSKQVDIIFDYRDLMQVAAYKTHPQQFIQDELVKMKSAGIGSMAVYETSLQTLKWIGRVSLYGSDTLSDLTGTPYDKDENYTYVLFNSKADEESLRPMIEATFESWGIAVSPWSFKDSSGLKLETPVEDAMLKVMPPDPSTLQMLHDAGFRIIPRLSDRIPYNAAEVDKMLDSYQALGVNRILFDGNSVKGYADNAEQRSLTLFADSLNKHRIGITTIENSTPQKGLSTLAYLTDYNVARLYSLPARDAAAKSPIDLADRFQLAVKDRSIRMFYIHAAASSSTAKSMITDPMENIYNSLQGPDGFLTKMDKLGFTPGPAEKFDYSIPSWQKPLKALVALGAIAFIALLIQAFLPGAAVPAFIIGLIGSAGLYVLSKSTFEQGLALGAAISAPTLAVIWAIRRVRTHTVGNRRPVGGTDDIAPGRVNGGMRWVFPGISAGRRFLMAIAIFATTSLISLCGLPFVVGLLNNMTYKLVLEQFRGVSLLHLAPIALSGLYLVLYTGESVIGNVRRVLKMQITVLWVAVAAVLGIMAMYYLSRTGNAGSASSLELTFRNFLENTFGVRPRTKEFLLSHPLFFAGIFVALRYRAAWVLFIVGSIGQLSMVDTFAHIHTPLQISLIRDLLGLALGALIGLVLMGVWQVVEGAWKRWAPRFKPNKTSLKSGA; this comes from the coding sequence GTGCGTCAGAACTGGCAGCATTGGAACCGCAAGGGCGTTGCGGTATTGGTTATTTTGATCATCATCGGTATTATCGCGGCGTTGCCCGTGGGCGCGACGCGTTGGAAGATGGAGCGTACGTCTAAACAGGTCGACATTATTTTCGACTACCGTGATTTGATGCAAGTCGCGGCCTACAAAACGCATCCGCAGCAATTCATTCAGGATGAGCTCGTCAAAATGAAGTCGGCCGGCATCGGCTCGATGGCCGTCTACGAAACCTCGCTTCAGACGCTGAAGTGGATCGGGCGCGTTTCCTTATACGGCTCGGATACGCTCAGCGACCTGACGGGTACGCCGTACGATAAAGACGAGAATTACACGTATGTGTTGTTCAATTCGAAGGCGGACGAGGAATCGCTGCGTCCTATGATTGAAGCAACTTTCGAAAGCTGGGGCATCGCCGTATCGCCTTGGAGCTTCAAAGACAGCAGCGGCTTGAAGCTGGAAACGCCTGTCGAGGATGCTATGCTGAAGGTGATGCCGCCTGACCCGTCCACGCTCCAAATGCTGCACGACGCCGGTTTCCGCATCATTCCACGGCTGTCGGACCGTATCCCGTATAACGCGGCCGAAGTGGACAAGATGCTGGATTCGTATCAAGCGCTTGGCGTGAATCGCATTTTGTTTGACGGCAACTCGGTTAAAGGGTATGCCGACAACGCGGAGCAGCGCAGTTTGACGCTGTTTGCCGATTCGCTGAACAAGCATCGAATCGGAATCACGACGATTGAGAATTCTACTCCTCAGAAGGGTCTGAGCACGCTCGCCTATCTGACGGATTATAATGTAGCCCGACTGTATTCGCTCCCGGCTCGCGATGCGGCAGCCAAGAGCCCGATCGATCTTGCGGACCGTTTCCAGCTTGCCGTGAAGGATCGGAGCATCCGGATGTTCTATATCCATGCCGCTGCCTCGAGCAGCACGGCGAAGTCCATGATTACGGATCCGATGGAAAACATTTATAACTCCTTGCAAGGTCCGGACGGCTTCCTAACCAAAATGGACAAGCTTGGTTTCACGCCTGGGCCGGCCGAGAAGTTCGATTATTCGATTCCGTCTTGGCAAAAGCCGCTTAAGGCGCTTGTCGCGCTAGGGGCGATTGCCTTCATCGCGCTGCTTATCCAAGCTTTCTTGCCTGGTGCTGCCGTTCCGGCCTTCATTATTGGTTTGATCGGAAGCGCAGGACTGTACGTGTTGTCCAAATCGACATTCGAGCAGGGGCTTGCGCTCGGCGCGGCGATCAGCGCTCCGACGCTGGCCGTCATCTGGGCGATTCGCCGGGTGCGTACGCATACGGTCGGCAACCGCAGACCTGTCGGCGGCACTGACGATATCGCTCCAGGGCGCGTTAACGGCGGCATGCGCTGGGTGTTCCCAGGCATCAGCGCGGGACGCCGGTTCCTGATGGCCATCGCTATCTTTGCGACAACTTCATTGATTTCCTTGTGCGGCCTTCCGTTCGTCGTCGGCTTGCTCAACAATATGACGTATAAGCTCGTGTTGGAACAGTTCCGCGGCGTCAGCCTGCTTCATCTCGCGCCGATCGCGCTGTCCGGGCTTTATCTGGTGCTGTACACCGGCGAGTCCGTTATCGGCAATGTGAGGCGAGTGCTGAAAATGCAGATTACGGTATTATGGGTTGCCGTGGCCGCGGTCTTGGGCATTATGGCGATGTATTACTTGTCCCGTACCGGTAATGCAGGCTCGGCTTCGTCGCTCGAACTGACGTTCCGCAATTTCTTGGAAAACACGTTCGGCGTGCGGCCAAGAACCAAAGAATTCCTGCTGTCCCATCCGCTCTTCTTCGCCGGTATCTTCGTTGCGCTTCGATATCGCGCGGCGTGGGTATTATTCATAGTGGGTTCGATCGGGCAGCTGTCCATGGTCGATACGTTCGCGCATATTCATACGCCGCTCCAGATTTCCTTGATTCGCGATTTGCTTGGCCTTGCGCTGGGCGCATTGATCGGACTTGTGCTGATGGGCGTTTGGCAAGTTGTGGAAGGAGCATGGAAACGATGGGCACCGCGGTTCAAACCGAACAAAACATCGCTCAAATCCGGCGCGTAG
- the csaB gene encoding polysaccharide pyruvyl transferase CsaB: protein MGTAVQTEQNIAQIRRVVISGYYGFRNSGDEAVLKSILFALAEEGAQQGVTIVPVVLSGDPAWTTEMYGVEAVHRMKLGEIIRALRGSHGLISGGGSLLQDATGAATIPYYTGVIKLAQLLRKPTFIYAQGIGPVNRRWMDRLIRGVMRRSAYVSVRDAESAELLGRMGVSRDRIDVVPDPVMALPLAGEAASGGWAAGAEGAAEAGAQAAAAAGDSPPSLPPVVGVSLRHWRKDGADLARAAAALGALARSRAVRLRFLPFHTPSDAEASLRVMEQLGDLGESTAEIASPGDDPQAMLLEVSRCDALFGMRLHALIYAANQSVPLIGLSYDPKIDQFLNRLGLKPIGTTESLDPDAFAEAVGRLLDGSAQWRAEHGAAIERLKREARTPAKQIASQLR, encoded by the coding sequence ATGGGCACCGCGGTTCAAACCGAACAAAACATCGCTCAAATCCGGCGCGTAGTCATTTCCGGCTATTATGGATTTCGAAATAGCGGCGACGAAGCGGTTCTAAAGTCGATCCTATTCGCACTGGCAGAAGAAGGCGCGCAGCAAGGCGTTACAATCGTGCCGGTCGTCCTCTCGGGCGATCCGGCTTGGACGACGGAGATGTACGGCGTGGAAGCCGTGCATCGGATGAAACTCGGCGAAATCATTCGCGCGCTTCGCGGCAGCCATGGCTTGATCAGCGGCGGCGGCAGCTTGCTGCAGGATGCGACCGGCGCCGCGACGATCCCGTATTATACGGGCGTTATCAAGCTGGCGCAGCTGCTTCGCAAGCCCACGTTTATTTACGCGCAGGGCATCGGTCCCGTGAATCGCCGGTGGATGGACCGGCTGATTCGCGGCGTGATGCGGCGCAGCGCGTACGTGTCCGTGCGCGACGCGGAATCCGCCGAGCTGCTTGGGCGGATGGGCGTTTCGCGTGACCGGATCGACGTCGTGCCCGATCCGGTCATGGCGCTGCCGCTTGCGGGCGAAGCCGCAAGCGGGGGTTGGGCCGCCGGCGCGGAGGGGGCGGCCGAGGCGGGCGCGCAGGCGGCAGCTGCGGCGGGGGATTCGCCGCCGTCGCTGCCGCCGGTGGTCGGCGTGTCCTTGCGGCATTGGCGCAAGGACGGGGCCGACCTGGCGCGCGCAGCCGCCGCGCTTGGCGCGCTGGCCCGCAGCCGGGCGGTGCGGCTGCGGTTTCTCCCGTTCCACACTCCGTCGGACGCGGAAGCGTCCCTGCGGGTGATGGAACAACTGGGCGATCTCGGCGAGAGCACCGCCGAGATCGCGTCGCCGGGCGATGACCCGCAGGCGATGCTGCTCGAGGTCAGCCGATGCGACGCGCTGTTCGGCATGCGCCTGCACGCGCTGATCTATGCGGCGAACCAGTCGGTGCCGCTGATCGGACTTTCCTATGATCCCAAGATCGATCAATTCTTGAACCGACTCGGCTTGAAGCCGATCGGAACGACGGAATCGCTCGATCCGGATGCTTTTGCGGAAGCTGTTGGGCGGTTGCTTGACGGGTCTGCGCAATGGCGCGCGGAACATGGAGCGGCAATCGAGCGGTTGAAACGCGAAGCGCGAACGCCCGCGAAACAAATTGCTTCTCAATTACGTTAA